A DNA window from Thalassospiraceae bacterium LMO-JJ14 contains the following coding sequences:
- the tkt gene encoding transketolase codes for MNVQAAAARQTAVWSEKEMATAIRALAMDAVEAANSGHPGMPMGMADVAAVLFNRFMDIDPTDPAWPDRDRFVLSAGHGSMLLYAIHHLLGYGDMDVEELKNFRQLGRRTAGHPEYGHAAGIETTTGPLGQGVSTAVGMALAERMMNARFGDDLVDHFTYVIAGDGCLMEGISHEAIDLAGHMSLGKLIVLWDDNEISIDGATSISTSTDQLGRFRAAGWHVQAIDGHDYEAIAAAIHTARFDPRPSMIACKTVIGFGAPNKQGTAATHGAPLGKDEIAAARETLGWPYAPFEVPASTVTLWRSIAARGRERRQRWSGRLQASDSQQAFNDALSYKHLNDLNAAICTFKKVMSETTPTVATRKASEMALEVINATLPNTVGGSADLTGSNNTRSSGMTPVSRNDYSGNYIHYGVREHGMAAAMNGIALHGGFIPYGGTFLVFADYCRPAIRLSALMRKRVIYVMTHDSIGLGEDGPTHQPVEHLGSLRLMPNVKVFRPCDAVETAECWALALNDNTGPSVLALSRQNLPTVRTDHTDDNLSAKGGYVLRVASSKPTVTLVATGSEVELAIKARDMLEADGIPATVVSMPCCELFDAMDATYRNTVLPEDAVTVVIEASSADAWARYAGCDGGVIGMHGFGASGPAPLLYEEFGITATAAANLAKYLLAKKGS; via the coding sequence ATGAACGTTCAAGCCGCAGCAGCCAGGCAAACAGCCGTATGGAGCGAGAAGGAAATGGCAACGGCAATCCGGGCACTGGCGATGGATGCCGTCGAAGCCGCCAACTCCGGTCATCCCGGCATGCCGATGGGTATGGCTGACGTTGCTGCGGTGCTCTTCAACCGGTTCATGGACATCGATCCCACCGATCCGGCGTGGCCGGACCGGGACCGGTTTGTGCTTTCGGCCGGTCACGGATCAATGCTGCTGTATGCCATCCATCATCTGCTCGGCTACGGCGATATGGACGTCGAGGAACTGAAGAATTTCCGCCAGCTTGGCCGCCGAACGGCGGGGCATCCGGAATACGGGCACGCCGCAGGTATCGAAACCACGACCGGGCCGCTGGGGCAGGGGGTATCCACCGCCGTCGGCATGGCGCTCGCAGAGCGTATGATGAACGCGCGTTTCGGCGACGACCTTGTCGATCACTTCACGTACGTCATCGCCGGCGACGGTTGCCTGATGGAAGGCATCAGCCACGAAGCCATCGATTTAGCCGGGCACATGTCTCTGGGGAAGCTGATTGTGCTCTGGGACGACAACGAAATTTCCATCGACGGGGCGACGTCGATCTCGACGTCGACGGACCAGCTCGGACGATTCCGCGCCGCCGGATGGCACGTCCAGGCCATCGACGGCCATGACTATGAAGCCATCGCCGCCGCCATTCACACGGCGCGCTTCGATCCGCGTCCGTCCATGATCGCGTGCAAGACGGTGATCGGTTTCGGCGCACCGAACAAGCAAGGCACGGCGGCGACGCATGGCGCACCGCTCGGCAAGGATGAAATCGCGGCGGCCCGCGAAACGCTAGGATGGCCGTACGCGCCGTTCGAAGTGCCGGCCAGCACCGTCACCTTGTGGCGGAGTATCGCCGCGCGTGGCCGAGAACGGCGTCAACGCTGGTCCGGGCGACTACAAGCCAGCGATTCACAACAGGCGTTCAACGATGCGCTCTCGTACAAGCACCTGAATGACCTGAACGCGGCCATCTGCACCTTTAAGAAAGTGATGTCGGAAACCACGCCAACGGTCGCAACACGTAAAGCCTCCGAAATGGCGCTTGAGGTCATCAACGCGACACTGCCGAACACCGTCGGCGGATCAGCGGACCTGACCGGGTCCAACAACACACGGTCCAGCGGCATGACACCGGTCAGCCGCAACGACTATTCCGGCAATTACATTCACTACGGCGTGCGCGAGCACGGCATGGCCGCCGCCATGAACGGCATTGCGCTGCACGGCGGGTTCATTCCCTACGGCGGCACATTCCTGGTGTTCGCGGATTATTGCCGCCCGGCCATCCGCCTGTCCGCGCTGATGAGAAAACGGGTTATCTACGTCATGACCCACGACAGCATCGGCCTTGGCGAAGACGGCCCGACACACCAGCCGGTCGAGCACCTGGGCTCGTTGCGCCTGATGCCGAACGTCAAGGTCTTCCGGCCCTGCGACGCCGTTGAAACAGCCGAATGCTGGGCGCTTGCGCTCAATGACAATACCGGTCCGTCGGTGCTGGCACTGTCACGCCAAAACCTGCCGACGGTACGCACCGATCACACCGACGACAACTTGTCGGCAAAAGGCGGCTACGTGCTGCGCGTGGCATCTTCGAAGCCCACCGTGACACTGGTTGCGACCGGCTCGGAAGTGGAACTCGCCATCAAGGCCCGGGACATGCTCGAAGCCGACGGCATCCCCGCTACCGTCGTCTCCATGCCGTGCTGCGAACTGTTCGACGCCATGGATGCGACGTACCGAAACACCGTTCTGCCGGAAGACGCCGTCACCGTCGTCATCGAGGCCTCATCAGCGGACGCATGGGCGCGTTACGCGGGCTGCGACGGCGGCGTCATCGGCATGCACGGGTTCGGGGCGTCGGGCCCGGCGCCGTTGCTGTACGAGGAATTCGGCATCACCGCCACAGCCGCCGCCAATCTGGCGAAATATCTGCTCGCGAAGAAAGGAAGCTGA
- the gph gene encoding phosphoglycolate phosphatase (PGP is an essential enzyme in the glycolate salvage pathway in higher organisms (photorespiration in plants). Phosphoglycolate results from the oxidase activity of RubisCO in the Calvin cycle when concentrations of carbon dioxide are low relative to oxygen. This enzyme is a member of the Haloacid Dehalogenase (HAD) superfamily of aspartate-nucleophile hydrolase enzymes (PF00702).), giving the protein MSAIVFDLDGTMVHSAPDLHAAAVRMLGDFGLPPLSLGKVTSFIGNGVPVLVAKCLGESGAADVSHDDALACFREHYMADPATLSRPFPGVLHMLHILRHNGYQLGICTNKSADLTLEVLKRLDLVVYFDVVIGGDSLASRKPDPAPLLAAFDRLGADISNGLYVGDSEVDAATAAAAHCDFALFSGGYRKTPVEQLQARYVFDSFEALTDYILTNKKTA; this is encoded by the coding sequence ATGAGTGCAATCGTCTTCGATCTCGACGGGACAATGGTGCATTCCGCACCTGACCTGCACGCTGCTGCTGTCAGAATGTTGGGCGATTTTGGCCTGCCGCCGCTCTCACTCGGCAAGGTAACGTCCTTCATCGGCAACGGTGTGCCGGTACTTGTTGCAAAATGTCTCGGCGAATCTGGGGCCGCCGATGTCTCTCATGACGATGCACTGGCGTGCTTTCGTGAGCATTACATGGCGGATCCGGCGACGCTGAGCCGACCCTTTCCCGGCGTGCTTCATATGCTGCATATCCTGCGGCACAACGGTTACCAGCTTGGAATCTGCACCAACAAATCGGCGGATCTGACGCTGGAGGTCCTGAAGCGGCTCGATCTTGTCGTCTATTTCGATGTTGTCATCGGCGGGGACAGCCTGGCGAGCCGGAAACCCGATCCTGCACCGCTGTTAGCCGCCTTCGATAGGCTGGGTGCAGATATTTCCAACGGGCTTTATGTCGGCGACAGCGAAGTTGACGCAGCAACCGCAGCAGCGGCGCACTGCGATTTTGCGTTGTTCAGCGGCGGGTATCGGAAAACGCCGGTCGAACAACTGCAGGCAAGATACGTATTCGATTCATTCGAAGCCCTCACGGATTACATTCTCACGAACAAGAAAACTGCATGA
- a CDS encoding CbiQ family ECF transporter T component, with amino-acid sequence MEFCRRHRILNLQLSNKTWAHQLSAGVKLVALCLISISILPVNDTGIMLGVLAAVLLLYVSLGKEAVRMLSVLRPLLPILAMLFALHLWVTDWQVGLVAVSRLLAMVLLANAVTMTTTMSDMMDAVIPLFSPFRRFGLQPTTVALAVALVLRFIPVLFAEWDARERSWRARGGGRNTWRLLPAYFLGVLQLSNNIGTALEARGFSRQNTKGKEA; translated from the coding sequence GTGGAATTCTGCAGGAGGCATAGAATTTTAAACCTCCAACTTTCAAATAAGACATGGGCGCATCAGCTTTCGGCGGGCGTCAAACTGGTCGCATTATGTTTGATCAGCATTTCCATACTGCCCGTAAACGACACCGGGATTATGCTTGGCGTTCTTGCGGCCGTGCTGTTGCTCTATGTGTCGCTCGGCAAGGAAGCCGTCCGGATGTTATCCGTCCTGCGACCGCTGCTTCCAATCCTGGCCATGCTGTTCGCACTCCATCTTTGGGTCACGGACTGGCAGGTTGGACTCGTCGCCGTAAGCCGCCTCTTGGCGATGGTATTGTTGGCAAACGCCGTAACCATGACGACAACTATGTCGGACATGATGGACGCAGTTATCCCGCTGTTCTCTCCATTTCGGCGGTTTGGTCTCCAGCCGACAACGGTTGCGCTGGCTGTAGCGCTTGTCCTCCGGTTCATACCCGTACTGTTCGCCGAGTGGGATGCCCGGGAACGTTCATGGCGCGCGCGTGGCGGCGGGAGAAATACCTGGCGATTGCTGCCCGCCTATTTTCTAGGTGTCCTGCAACTATCGAACAATATCGGCACGGCCTTGGAAGCACGCGGTTTTTCACGGCAAAATACCAAGGGTAAGGAAGCCTAA
- the fba gene encoding class II fructose-bisphosphate aldolase (catalyzes the reversible aldol condensation of dihydroxyacetonephosphate and glyceraldehyde 3-phosphate in the Calvin cycle, glycolysis, and/or gluconeogenesis), translating into MAIITLRQLLDHAAEHGYGVPAFNINNMEQGLAIMKAAEACDAPVILQASRGARSYAGDVMLRRMIEAFAEMYPQTPICMHQDHGNNEATCMSAIRHGFSSVMMDGSLEADMKTPASYDYNVDITERVSRMAHWVGASVEGELGCLGSLETGMAEKEDGSGADGKLSEGQLLTDPDQAVDFVARTKVDALAIACGTSHGAYKFSQKPTGETLAMSVIEAIHEKLPNTHLVMHGSSSVPQELQDVINAFGGEMPQTYGVPVEEIERGIRSGVRKVNIDTDCRMAMSGQFRKVASEKPEEFDPRKFLVPAMQAMEDICRDRFERFGTAGNASKIDVIPMDDMAKRYADGTLDPRVAVSEAA; encoded by the coding sequence ATGGCCATTATCACGTTACGTCAACTGCTCGATCACGCCGCCGAACACGGCTACGGCGTGCCCGCCTTCAACATCAACAACATGGAGCAGGGCCTCGCCATCATGAAGGCGGCCGAAGCCTGCGACGCGCCGGTGATCCTGCAGGCCAGCCGGGGCGCGCGGTCCTATGCCGGCGACGTGATGCTGCGCCGGATGATCGAGGCGTTCGCCGAGATGTACCCGCAGACCCCGATCTGCATGCATCAGGATCACGGCAACAACGAAGCAACCTGCATGTCGGCGATCCGGCACGGCTTTTCGTCGGTGATGATGGACGGCTCGCTGGAAGCCGACATGAAGACGCCCGCCAGCTACGACTACAACGTCGATATCACCGAGCGGGTGTCGCGCATGGCGCACTGGGTCGGCGCGTCCGTCGAAGGAGAGCTGGGGTGCCTCGGCTCGCTGGAGACCGGCATGGCCGAAAAGGAAGACGGCAGCGGCGCCGACGGCAAGCTTTCCGAAGGCCAGTTGCTGACTGACCCGGACCAGGCCGTCGATTTCGTTGCCCGCACCAAGGTCGACGCGCTGGCCATCGCCTGCGGCACGTCGCACGGCGCCTACAAATTCTCGCAAAAGCCGACCGGCGAAACGCTCGCCATGTCGGTGATCGAGGCGATTCACGAGAAGCTGCCGAATACGCATCTGGTGATGCACGGCTCGTCATCGGTGCCGCAGGAACTGCAGGACGTCATCAATGCGTTCGGCGGCGAGATGCCGCAAACCTACGGCGTGCCGGTCGAAGAGATCGAACGCGGCATCCGCTCCGGCGTGCGCAAGGTCAACATCGACACCGATTGCCGCATGGCCATGAGCGGTCAGTTCCGCAAGGTCGCCAGCGAAAAACCGGAAGAATTCGATCCACGCAAATTCCTGGTCCCGGCCATGCAGGCCATGGAAGACATCTGCCGTGACAGGTTCGAGCGGTTCGGCACCGCCGGCAACGCGTCGAAGATCGACGTCATCCCCATGGACGACATGGCGAAACGATACGCCGACGGCACCCTGGATCCGCGCGTCGCGGTTTCCGAAGCAGCCTGA
- a CDS encoding nitroreductase — MLHDEGRSFSDLMRARFSTRRFKDMPVSRNELEEIFETARRAPSGANIQPGKLYVMNGASKIRLADALSAAFLSGDKGSEEYSYFPSPMPPHLKQRQHATGWALYGSLGIERRDVAGRRDQHLKNYRFFDAPVGLIVTIDRAMGAGCYMDLGMFLQCLMLAVKARGLDSCAIGALSPYHRIVREFVPVPDEEIVICGMAIGYGDDEAPENNFRTTRAPLEEFTDFSGFDQD, encoded by the coding sequence ATGTTGCACGATGAGGGAAGAAGTTTTTCTGACCTGATGCGCGCGCGTTTCTCGACGCGCCGGTTTAAGGATATGCCGGTAAGCCGTAACGAACTTGAGGAGATTTTCGAGACTGCGCGGCGGGCACCGAGCGGCGCTAATATTCAACCGGGAAAACTGTATGTGATGAACGGTGCGTCGAAGATACGTCTTGCCGATGCGCTGAGCGCCGCTTTTCTGTCGGGAGATAAGGGAAGCGAGGAATATTCATACTTTCCATCGCCGATGCCGCCGCATCTAAAGCAACGCCAGCATGCGACCGGATGGGCCCTGTACGGCAGTTTGGGTATCGAGCGTCGGGATGTTGCCGGGCGCCGCGATCAGCACCTGAAAAATTACCGGTTCTTCGATGCCCCCGTCGGCCTGATCGTCACGATCGATAGGGCAATGGGTGCGGGTTGTTACATGGACCTCGGTATGTTTCTGCAATGCCTGATGCTGGCGGTTAAGGCACGCGGCCTTGATAGCTGCGCGATTGGCGCGCTTTCCCCATATCATCGTATCGTTCGTGAATTTGTACCGGTCCCGGATGAAGAGATTGTCATTTGCGGGATGGCGATCGGATATGGAGACGATGAAGCCCCGGAAAACAATTTCCGGACGACGCGGGCGCCATTAGAGGAATTTACGGATTTCTCGGGTTTTGATCAGGATTAA
- a CDS encoding HAD family hydrolase, with the protein MTLSAIIFDVDGTLAETEELHRQAFNAAFTEAGMDWHWGRELYGELLKTTGGKERIHAYHHNYKSNRAIITREQIAELHRAKTLRYGELLDGGGLELRPGIATLIEQARQEGIRLAIATTTSRANVDALCRTCWKSEPERIFEVIAAGDEVPNKKPAPDVYLLALERLGLAANKCVAIEDSRNGVFSAIEAGLRVHVIPSTYTAAEEFGDRARIWQSMPTLEEILQIF; encoded by the coding sequence ATGACGCTCTCGGCTATTATCTTCGACGTTGACGGCACGCTTGCCGAGACCGAGGAGCTACATCGTCAGGCCTTTAACGCTGCCTTTACCGAGGCCGGGATGGACTGGCATTGGGGCCGGGAACTGTATGGCGAGTTGTTGAAAACGACGGGTGGAAAGGAGCGGATCCATGCCTACCACCACAACTATAAATCAAACCGGGCGATTATAACCCGCGAACAGATCGCCGAGCTACATCGTGCGAAAACGCTGCGCTACGGGGAATTGCTGGATGGTGGCGGCCTTGAACTGCGTCCGGGGATTGCGACGTTGATCGAACAGGCCCGGCAAGAAGGAATCCGGCTTGCCATTGCCACCACGACCAGCCGCGCCAACGTCGACGCGTTATGCCGTACATGCTGGAAATCAGAACCTGAACGAATATTCGAGGTCATAGCCGCCGGTGACGAAGTGCCGAATAAAAAACCGGCGCCGGACGTCTATCTTCTTGCCCTTGAGCGGTTGGGACTGGCGGCGAATAAATGTGTTGCGATCGAGGATTCGCGGAACGGCGTTTTTTCGGCAATCGAAGCGGGGTTGCGCGTTCACGTTATCCCGAGCACTTATACCGCTGCCGAGGAGTTCGGCGACCGGGCGAGGATTTGGCAAAGTATGCCGACCCTGGAAGAAATCCTGCAAATATTCTAG
- a CDS encoding thiolase family protein, with protein MSNDVFISDARRTPVAPRGGAFSSLRVQDLCTPVIGAMHDPASSLSAVDLVVIGNALYGGGNPARLIALDAGISERVPAMTIDTQCCAGMDAISLAAGAIRSGRAEYALAGGVESFSRAPIRMHRGYGPADEHVPYNRPPFTPWPERDPDMLDAAAELATSHNITRSDQEEFAIQSHAKARIAIAAGNFSAEIVPIAGTSNDEFTRELSQRLCERLPDLAGKGPTAITTATTAVEADAAAFVTLHHAPPAATPAIRVLDDLSLGGDPAMPGLAPIDAAKALLHRNRLHAGDLACIEIMEAFAAQAQAFIEALSLPSSKLNISGGALARGHPIGASGAILVVRLVHELRRLPPGSMGLAAIAGAGGLASCILLKRV; from the coding sequence ATGAGCAATGATGTTTTCATCTCTGACGCCAGGCGGACACCTGTCGCCCCCCGTGGCGGGGCATTCTCCTCCTTGCGTGTCCAGGATCTTTGCACGCCGGTAATCGGCGCGATGCATGACCCGGCGTCTTCATTATCGGCCGTGGATTTGGTTGTGATCGGTAACGCGCTTTATGGCGGCGGCAATCCCGCGCGTCTGATTGCCCTGGATGCCGGTATCAGTGAACGGGTGCCTGCCATGACCATCGATACGCAATGCTGCGCCGGTATGGATGCGATTTCGCTGGCAGCCGGCGCCATTCGATCCGGCCGGGCGGAATATGCCCTCGCCGGAGGGGTCGAGAGTTTCAGCCGCGCCCCGATCCGCATGCATCGCGGGTACGGTCCCGCAGACGAACACGTTCCGTATAACCGGCCCCCATTTACACCGTGGCCGGAACGGGACCCAGACATGCTCGACGCTGCTGCTGAGCTGGCAACTTCACATAATATTACCCGTTCGGATCAGGAAGAATTCGCCATCCAGAGTCATGCGAAGGCACGCATTGCGATTGCCGCCGGAAATTTCTCTGCGGAGATCGTCCCGATTGCCGGAACGTCGAATGACGAATTCACGCGCGAACTCAGCCAACGGCTATGCGAACGCCTGCCTGATCTGGCAGGCAAAGGCCCGACGGCAATCACGACGGCAACCACGGCGGTTGAAGCCGATGCTGCAGCGTTCGTGACATTGCACCATGCACCGCCCGCGGCCACGCCTGCGATCAGGGTCCTCGACGATTTGAGCCTTGGGGGCGATCCGGCAATGCCCGGGTTAGCCCCCATAGATGCTGCGAAGGCTTTACTGCATCGAAACCGGCTACACGCCGGGGATTTGGCTTGCATCGAAATCATGGAAGCGTTTGCCGCGCAGGCGCAGGCGTTTATTGAAGCGCTCAGCTTACCATCATCTAAGCTCAACATCTCCGGCGGCGCCCTTGCCAGAGGCCATCCAATTGGTGCGAGTGGTGCAATCCTGGTCGTTAGATTGGTTCATGAGTTGCGCCGGCTTCCGCCGGGAAGTATGGGCTTAGCAGCTATCGCAGGGGCCGGCGGCCTCGCTTCATGCATTCTGCTTAAGCGGGTTTAA
- a CDS encoding biotin transporter BioY, which produces MNARSVSHIAIYAALIGILGLLPKFNIPIAGGVPITAQTLGVMLAGVMLGPVRGFLACLLFLFVVAIGLPLLAGGRGGLGVFFGPSAGFLIGFPLGALVSGALMTSLKRLPVFTAALIAASVGGIGVVYILGIPVLAAMADLTITAAAVGSMAFIPGDILKVIICALIARTVDRFQPESLLSRS; this is translated from the coding sequence ATGAACGCACGATCCGTTTCGCACATTGCAATATACGCAGCCCTGATTGGCATCCTGGGGCTGCTGCCAAAATTCAACATCCCGATTGCCGGCGGTGTACCCATTACCGCGCAAACCCTTGGCGTGATGCTTGCCGGCGTGATGCTTGGCCCTGTCCGCGGGTTTCTCGCGTGTCTGCTGTTTTTATTTGTTGTGGCCATCGGCTTGCCCCTGCTTGCCGGCGGTCGCGGCGGCCTCGGCGTATTCTTTGGCCCATCTGCCGGATTTCTTATCGGGTTCCCGCTCGGCGCGCTTGTCTCTGGTGCGCTGATGACGTCTTTAAAAAGGCTGCCGGTCTTCACCGCGGCCTTAATTGCCGCATCCGTCGGCGGAATAGGCGTCGTATATATCTTGGGTATTCCCGTGCTCGCCGCGATGGCGGATCTAACAATTACTGCCGCAGCAGTCGGGAGCATGGCTTTCATTCCTGGCGATATTCTCAAAGTCATTATCTGCGCACTCATCGCCAGAACCGTTGACCGCTTTCAACCCGAGTCGTTGTTAAGCAGGTCATGA
- a CDS encoding AMP-binding protein — protein MTYLTEFLGAHAAERPDDVALYCSKSQLTWAELFNQVEILGAWIASQTPEDGSVAIDIPTSIEFAVTFLATANAGRRAIIYDNTWSPTIRSDVEKSVQVDLCVSQTSFPDIRTLPCASLSIKTPDADTPLMVGFTSGSTGKVKGFERTHGSWVSSILAAQSEFSMRHDDRVCAPGSVSFSLFLYALAHCIYVGASLRLCQQFQPKNILADMRSDRSTVLLAVPTQAKLLIDMASRSGVPLSDSLRLIITSGAKWRGGITNDQQCAIQNAEILEFYGASELSFVSIARPGDNPPANSVGKAFDGVEIDIRGADGTSLEQGRTGAIWVRSPMLFSRYVIGESPECMWDKGFFTVGDHGYLDTDGFLYLAGREMRMIITSGANLYAEAVEAAIGVHESVENVSVIGIDEALRGQRVIAFLKLKQNGCKPNAREFAAICRSQLGRHAIPSKFYLVDDWPLAASGKTNHQALLAMANAPEALPQL, from the coding sequence ATGACTTACTTAACTGAATTTTTGGGAGCTCATGCTGCCGAACGGCCAGATGACGTTGCCTTGTACTGCAGCAAGTCACAGCTTACATGGGCCGAACTTTTCAATCAGGTTGAGATTCTGGGGGCATGGATAGCATCGCAAACACCCGAGGACGGGAGTGTTGCGATAGATATCCCAACATCAATAGAGTTTGCGGTGACGTTCCTTGCGACCGCGAACGCCGGTCGCCGGGCTATTATCTATGACAACACATGGTCGCCGACAATCCGATCGGACGTCGAGAAATCGGTGCAGGTTGATCTGTGTGTTTCGCAGACATCGTTCCCGGATATCCGCACCCTTCCATGCGCGAGCCTCTCGATAAAAACACCTGACGCAGACACCCCATTGATGGTCGGCTTCACGTCCGGCTCGACCGGCAAGGTTAAAGGCTTTGAGCGGACGCATGGCTCTTGGGTCTCAAGCATCCTTGCGGCGCAATCCGAATTCTCAATGCGCCATGACGACCGCGTCTGTGCACCGGGGTCGGTGTCTTTTTCCTTGTTTCTTTATGCTTTGGCGCACTGCATTTATGTCGGCGCCAGCCTAAGGCTTTGCCAGCAGTTCCAGCCAAAGAATATTCTTGCGGACATGCGCTCTGACAGGAGCACTGTATTGCTGGCCGTTCCAACCCAGGCCAAGCTTCTTATCGACATGGCCAGTCGATCCGGCGTGCCGCTTTCGGACTCGCTTCGTTTAATAATTACAAGCGGTGCAAAATGGCGTGGCGGCATCACGAATGACCAACAGTGCGCAATACAGAATGCGGAAATACTGGAGTTTTACGGCGCTTCCGAACTTAGTTTTGTAAGCATCGCCCGCCCCGGCGATAACCCGCCGGCAAATTCCGTCGGCAAAGCATTCGACGGGGTTGAAATAGATATCCGTGGCGCTGACGGCACCAGCCTGGAACAAGGGCGGACCGGCGCGATTTGGGTAAGGAGTCCGATGCTGTTCAGCCGTTATGTGATCGGTGAAAGCCCTGAATGCATGTGGGACAAAGGTTTTTTTACGGTCGGCGATCACGGCTATCTGGACACGGACGGGTTTCTGTATTTAGCCGGCCGTGAAATGCGGATGATTATAACCTCTGGTGCCAATCTTTATGCAGAAGCCGTCGAAGCCGCAATCGGCGTACATGAATCCGTCGAGAATGTCTCGGTAATCGGAATAGATGAGGCGCTCCGCGGGCAGCGTGTAATTGCGTTTCTGAAGCTCAAGCAGAACGGGTGCAAGCCGAATGCCCGGGAATTTGCCGCAATTTGCAGATCGCAGTTAGGGCGGCACGCGATACCTTCTAAATTCTATCTCGTCGATGATTGGCCGCTGGCCGCATCCGGAAAGACTAATCATCAAGCCCTGCTGGCGATGGCAAACGCCCCCGAAGCGTTGCCGCAATTATGA
- a CDS encoding ribulose-bisphosphate carboxylase: MDQSNRYANLELRESDLIAGGKHVLCAYIMKPKAGYGYLETAAHFAAESSTGTNVNVSTTDDYTRGVDALVYEIDEATELMKIAYPVELFDFNITDGKAMIASFLTLTIGNNQGMGDVEYAKMHDFYVPKDYLNKFDGPETTISDLWRVLGRPEKDGGFIVGTIIKPKLGLRPQPFATAAYEFWLGGDFIKNDEPQGNQSFAPMKEAIPLVADAMRRAQDETGMAKLFSANITADDHYEMLARGDYILETFGENADHVAFLVDGYVTGPAAITTARRSFSKQFLHYHRAGHGAVTSPQSKRGYTAYVLSKMSRLQGASGIHTGTMGYGKMEGESADRIIAHMLEQNFVKGPYYAQEWHGMKPTTPIISGGMNALRMPGFFENLGHSNLIMTAGGGSYGHIDGPAAGATSLRQAETCWREGADPIAFAREHPEFARAFESFQSDADKLYPEWRQALNIAA, from the coding sequence ATGGACCAGTCAAATCGATACGCCAATCTCGAGCTCCGCGAAAGCGACCTGATCGCAGGCGGAAAACATGTTCTCTGCGCGTACATCATGAAGCCGAAGGCGGGATACGGTTACCTTGAAACGGCAGCGCACTTCGCGGCCGAAAGCTCAACCGGCACCAACGTCAATGTATCGACGACGGACGATTACACCCGCGGCGTCGACGCACTGGTTTACGAGATCGACGAAGCCACCGAGCTCATGAAAATCGCCTACCCGGTGGAGCTGTTCGACTTCAACATCACCGATGGCAAAGCAATGATCGCGTCCTTCCTGACGCTCACCATCGGCAACAACCAGGGCATGGGCGACGTCGAATACGCGAAAATGCACGACTTTTATGTGCCCAAGGACTACCTGAACAAGTTCGATGGCCCCGAGACCACGATTTCCGATCTGTGGCGCGTGCTTGGGCGTCCGGAAAAGGACGGCGGTTTCATCGTCGGCACGATCATCAAGCCGAAGCTCGGCCTGCGTCCGCAACCGTTCGCGACGGCGGCTTATGAATTCTGGCTCGGCGGGGATTTCATCAAGAACGACGAACCGCAGGGCAACCAGTCGTTTGCGCCGATGAAGGAAGCTATCCCGCTGGTTGCCGACGCCATGCGCCGCGCTCAGGATGAAACAGGCATGGCAAAGTTGTTCTCGGCGAACATCACAGCCGACGATCATTACGAAATGCTTGCACGCGGTGATTATATACTCGAAACTTTCGGCGAGAATGCGGACCACGTGGCGTTTCTGGTCGACGGTTACGTGACCGGTCCGGCGGCGATAACCACCGCGCGACGGAGTTTCTCCAAGCAGTTTCTGCACTATCACCGGGCGGGACATGGCGCCGTGACGTCACCGCAGAGCAAACGTGGTTACACTGCTTATGTGTTGTCGAAAATGTCGCGTCTGCAGGGCGCATCCGGCATTCACACCGGGACGATGGGATACGGCAAGATGGAAGGGGAATCCGCAGACAGGATTATCGCGCACATGTTGGAGCAGAATTTTGTTAAAGGCCCTTACTATGCACAGGAATGGCACGGGATGAAGCCGACCACCCCGATTATTTCCGGCGGCATGAACGCTCTCAGGATGCCCGGGTTTTTCGAAAACCTGGGGCACTCCAACCTGATCATGACAGCGGGTGGCGGAAGTTATGGGCATATTGACGGCCCGGCCGCGGGCGCCACATCGCTCAGGCAGGCTGAAACCTGTTGGCGTGAGGGTGCCGATCCGATCGCGTTCGCACGCGAGCACCCTGAATTTGCCCGCGCATTCGAAAGCTTCCAGAGCGATGCCGACAAGTTGTATCCGGAATGGCGGCAAGCGCTGAACATCGCCGCATGA